A single genomic interval of Alteromonas sp. BL110 harbors:
- a CDS encoding nitrate regulatory protein, with translation MLHEPEQTIALCSDATKRFLLAAKHAEITVLEQLSSNCRIVIAVRELIHELQKERGASNIFLASKAERYQVERMQYVSASEQAESMLKSHLKSLYLTDEITSGNPRLLSSITLAMQATDYLPRLREQVSKQQLTPLESTRAYSRLVASLLTVIFEAADIASDPTITRLLVALFNFMQAKEYAGQERAWGAIGFAETHFDVRLCEKLTALQHAQEHHFNIFCEFSCKPHKEALEALNKSPAAIDITQLRNMIAQLGDGSPIAGEISEVWFDVATRRIDAMQDIEVALTEALTQQANSKVANAKNEMANHQQLLTRFNNEHANDGSPLTLLFDPSMPGLAEDTKDDEIKTLSLDEQTKTLSAHRSFYDLLRSQAQHIEDMGRELEEAKRAIQDQKLISRAKLVVMEQFGLSENNAYRRLQKQAMSENTTIAAIATKIVDITTKNSLRK, from the coding sequence ATGCTGCACGAACCTGAACAAACCATTGCGCTTTGTAGCGATGCGACCAAACGTTTTTTGCTCGCCGCAAAACATGCAGAAATCACTGTGTTAGAACAGCTTTCTAGTAACTGTCGTATTGTTATTGCGGTTCGTGAGCTTATACATGAACTGCAAAAAGAGCGCGGAGCCAGCAATATCTTTCTTGCGTCTAAAGCCGAGCGCTACCAAGTTGAGCGAATGCAGTATGTCAGTGCTAGTGAACAAGCAGAGTCAATGCTAAAAAGCCATTTGAAGTCTCTCTACTTAACTGATGAGATCACTTCTGGTAACCCGCGCCTATTAAGCAGTATTACTTTAGCCATGCAGGCGACAGACTATTTGCCACGCTTAAGAGAACAAGTCAGTAAGCAGCAGCTAACGCCACTAGAATCAACACGAGCCTACAGCCGTTTAGTGGCAAGTTTACTTACTGTCATTTTTGAAGCAGCAGATATTGCAAGCGATCCAACCATTACCCGCTTACTGGTTGCTTTGTTCAACTTCATGCAGGCCAAAGAATATGCAGGGCAAGAGCGAGCGTGGGGGGCAATTGGTTTTGCAGAAACCCATTTCGATGTGCGCCTATGTGAAAAGCTTACTGCGCTTCAGCATGCCCAAGAGCATCACTTCAATATATTCTGTGAATTTAGCTGTAAGCCGCATAAAGAGGCATTGGAAGCATTAAATAAAAGCCCTGCCGCAATAGATATTACACAGCTTAGAAATATGATCGCGCAGCTAGGAGACGGCAGCCCTATTGCCGGCGAAATATCAGAAGTTTGGTTCGATGTTGCAACCCGACGTATAGATGCAATGCAGGATATCGAGGTAGCATTGACCGAAGCCTTAACACAGCAAGCTAACAGTAAAGTAGCCAATGCAAAAAATGAAATGGCCAATCATCAACAGTTGCTTACACGCTTTAACAATGAGCACGCCAATGATGGCTCGCCGCTCACTTTACTGTTTGACCCCAGCATGCCCGGCTTAGCGGAAGATACAAAAGACGACGAGATTAAAACGCTGTCACTCGATGAGCAGACTAAAACCTTATCGGCCCACCGCTCTTTTTACGACTTACTGCGTTCACAAGCCCAGCATATAGAAGACATGGGACGAGAGCTTGAAGAGGCTAAGCGTGCAATTCAAGATCAGAAGCTGATAAGCCGAGCAAAGCTGGTAGTAATGGAACAATTTGGACTAAGCGAAAACAATGCGTATCGCCGACTGCAAAAACAAGCGATGAGCGAAAATACAACCATAGCGGCTATTGCCACTAAGATAGTAGATATTACTACGAAAAATTCTTTGAGAAAGTAG
- the nirD gene encoding nitrite reductase small subunit NirD, which yields MTAAQNVIASEQAVQWHLVCETNDLVTNSGVCALVDSQQVALFCLKIKGETQVFAISNYDPIGKANVLYRGLLGSIGGAPVVASPLYKEHYFLETGLCKEHDDVFVTAYPVKVEGEKVFVGI from the coding sequence ATGACAGCTGCGCAAAACGTAATAGCATCGGAACAGGCAGTGCAATGGCACCTAGTTTGTGAGACGAACGACCTAGTGACAAACAGTGGCGTTTGCGCCCTTGTTGACTCACAGCAAGTGGCTCTTTTCTGTTTGAAAATAAAGGGCGAAACTCAGGTTTTTGCCATTAGTAACTACGACCCTATTGGTAAAGCAAACGTGCTTTATCGCGGACTTTTGGGGTCGATAGGCGGCGCACCAGTTGTCGCTTCGCCGCTGTACAAAGAGCATTACTTTTTAGAAACGGGGCTGTGTAAAGAGCACGATGATGTATTCGTCACGGCTTACCCTGTAAAGGTAGAGGGCGAGAAGGTATTTGTAGGCATTTAA
- the nirB gene encoding nitrite reductase large subunit NirB: MTSLDSKTQIVVVGNGMVGHHFVEQLHQSDANVEITVLCGESRLAYDRVYLSSFFSGASADDLALTTPAQYAEWGINVVTNALVTDIDRDNNKVTTSEGQVFNYDKLVLATGSYPFVPPIPGNDQEHCLVYRTIDDLLAIEASAAVSKVGVVVGGGLLGLEAANALKQAGLDTHVVEFAPQLMAVQLDQAGGTVLKDKIEDLGVTVHTQKATQTIEAGDTCRYKMVFADGTALETDMILFSAGIRPSDQLGRKSALTLGERGGIVIDNHCVTSDPNIYAVGECALWDNKIFGLVAPGYTMARTAVSHITGGDAEFVGADMSTKLKLMGVEVGSIGDAHERTEGALSYTYLNQPEGVYKKLVVDSEQKYILGAVLVGDTSDYDTLLQYTLNNIELPEHPESLILPSSDAAPALGADALPDTASICSCLNVTKGDIVSAIEGGCCSVGDVKGETKASTGCGGCAALLKNVVDSELEKRGVEVSKAICEHFNYTRQELFHIVKVNGIRTFDELLEQHGEGLGCEICKPAVGSILASVYNDYILKASHLPLQDTNDIYLGNMQKDGTYSVVPRVPGGEITPEKLILLGEVAKEYNLYTKITGGQRIDLFGARVEHLPDIWEKLVAGGFETGHAYAKALRTVKSCVGSTWCRYGVQDSVGTAIDLENRYKGLRAPHKIKFAVSGCTRECAEAQSKDIGVIATEQGWNLYVCGNGGMKPRHADLFATDLDTETLIKYIDRVLMFYVKTADRLQRTSVWMDNLEGGLAYLQDVVINDALGINEELEAQMDAVVDAYQCEWKTTIEDPESRKRFRQFVNSSASDTNIQFVSERGQVRPATEAEKVAGKDQFIPVSMV; the protein is encoded by the coding sequence ATGACTTCATTGGACTCAAAAACGCAAATTGTCGTCGTAGGCAACGGCATGGTGGGGCACCATTTTGTTGAGCAGCTTCACCAAAGCGATGCCAATGTAGAAATAACCGTTTTATGCGGCGAATCTCGCCTCGCGTACGACCGCGTTTATTTGTCATCTTTTTTTAGTGGTGCGAGTGCTGACGACTTAGCGCTTACTACACCCGCTCAGTATGCCGAGTGGGGCATAAATGTTGTTACCAATGCCTTAGTTACTGATATTGACCGTGATAATAATAAAGTCACAACGTCAGAAGGGCAGGTGTTCAACTACGACAAGCTGGTTCTTGCCACCGGTTCTTATCCTTTCGTGCCCCCCATTCCAGGTAACGATCAAGAGCATTGCCTAGTGTACCGCACCATTGACGACCTACTCGCTATTGAAGCGTCAGCAGCGGTGAGTAAAGTAGGTGTTGTTGTTGGTGGTGGTCTTCTAGGTTTAGAAGCCGCGAACGCCTTAAAGCAAGCTGGACTAGATACTCACGTGGTTGAATTTGCGCCACAGCTTATGGCGGTGCAGTTAGACCAAGCCGGTGGTACCGTACTTAAAGACAAAATTGAAGATTTAGGCGTAACCGTTCATACCCAAAAGGCAACCCAAACTATCGAAGCTGGTGATACCTGCCGCTATAAAATGGTGTTTGCTGACGGAACCGCGCTTGAGACCGATATGATTTTATTTTCTGCCGGCATTCGTCCGTCAGATCAGCTTGGTAGAAAGTCAGCATTAACATTAGGCGAGCGCGGCGGTATTGTCATTGATAACCACTGCGTGACCTCTGACCCTAATATTTACGCAGTGGGCGAATGTGCGCTGTGGGATAACAAAATCTTTGGCCTGGTTGCACCTGGTTATACCATGGCACGCACGGCAGTAAGTCATATAACCGGTGGCGATGCCGAGTTCGTTGGCGCAGATATGAGTACCAAACTGAAGCTAATGGGCGTAGAAGTGGGCTCAATTGGCGATGCGCACGAACGTACAGAAGGTGCCCTTAGCTACACCTACTTGAATCAGCCTGAAGGCGTGTATAAAAAGCTGGTGGTAGATAGCGAGCAAAAGTACATACTAGGTGCTGTTCTTGTTGGCGATACCAGCGACTACGATACGCTTTTACAGTATACGCTTAACAACATCGAATTACCTGAACACCCAGAAAGTCTAATTCTTCCATCATCCGATGCCGCACCAGCACTAGGTGCCGATGCTCTGCCAGACACCGCGTCTATATGCTCGTGCCTAAACGTGACAAAGGGCGACATTGTTTCAGCTATTGAAGGTGGCTGTTGCAGCGTTGGCGACGTAAAAGGTGAAACTAAAGCCAGTACTGGTTGTGGGGGTTGTGCCGCCCTGCTTAAAAATGTGGTAGACAGCGAGCTTGAAAAGCGCGGTGTTGAAGTATCGAAAGCGATTTGTGAGCACTTCAATTACACCCGACAGGAGCTGTTTCACATTGTTAAAGTTAACGGTATTCGCACTTTCGATGAGCTACTTGAACAACATGGTGAAGGCCTAGGTTGTGAAATTTGTAAGCCTGCTGTGGGGTCTATTCTGGCATCAGTCTACAACGACTACATCCTAAAAGCTTCACACCTTCCTCTACAAGACACCAATGACATCTATCTTGGCAACATGCAAAAAGACGGTACCTATTCTGTGGTGCCTCGCGTGCCGGGCGGAGAAATCACGCCAGAAAAATTGATTTTGTTAGGCGAAGTGGCGAAAGAATATAACCTTTACACCAAAATCACTGGTGGGCAGCGCATCGATTTATTTGGCGCGCGTGTAGAGCATTTACCTGATATTTGGGAAAAGCTCGTCGCCGGTGGATTTGAAACCGGTCACGCGTATGCGAAAGCACTGCGTACTGTGAAATCTTGTGTGGGAAGTACTTGGTGCCGCTACGGTGTGCAGGACTCAGTGGGCACGGCTATTGATTTGGAAAACCGATACAAGGGCTTACGTGCGCCGCACAAAATCAAATTTGCCGTATCAGGCTGTACCCGCGAGTGTGCAGAGGCACAAAGCAAAGACATTGGTGTTATCGCTACCGAGCAAGGTTGGAACCTGTATGTGTGCGGAAATGGCGGTATGAAACCACGACATGCCGATCTGTTTGCCACCGACCTAGATACGGAAACGCTTATTAAATACATCGACCGCGTGCTGATGTTTTATGTGAAAACGGCCGACCGCTTACAGCGCACATCAGTGTGGATGGACAACTTAGAAGGTGGGTTAGCTTACCTGCAAGATGTTGTGATCAACGATGCACTTGGCATTAATGAAGAGCTTGAAGCACAGATGGATGCTGTGGTTGATGCTTATCAGTGCGAATGGAAAACCACCATTGAAGACCCTGAGTCGCGCAAACGTTTCCGTCAATTTGTAAACAGTAGTGCCAGCGACACCAATATTCAGTTTGTTTCAGAGCGCGGACAGGTTCGCCCAGCCACGGAAGCTGAAAAAGTAGCAGGGAAAGATCAGTTTATTCCCGTCTCTATGGTGTAG
- a CDS encoding SulP family inorganic anion transporter yields the protein MFDLITSKDSNVKNDVLSGITVALALVPEAVAFAFVAGVEPMIGLYAAFMMGLITSAIGGRPGMISGATGAMAVVMVALVAQHGVQYLFAAVILAGLLQIMCGIFKLGKFIRLVPYPVMLGFVNGLAIVIFLAQLGQFKVTNAAGELQWMEGTLLYWMLGLVALTMAIIYLLPKLTKAVPASLVAIVTVTALVHGLDLEARTVIDFVRDLLPADQRDTATLAGELPSFAIPMVPFTWETFMIVLPTSVILCLVGLIESLLTLSLIDEMTDTRGRGNKECVGQGVANTVNGFFGGMGGCAMIGQSMININSGGRGRLSGITAALVLLGFILFAAPLIEMIPLAALVGVMFVVVIATFEWASFRIIRGVNKEDAFVLFLVTGVTVIADLAIAVVVGVIVSALVFAWKHARHIETKSHIDNDGWKVYELDGPLFFGSVSHFKDLFDIANDPQDVVIDFKDSRIWDSSGIDVLDTLADKYEEQGKKLHIRHISDECRSLLRKADKFVEINVVEDPRYRVATDKLA from the coding sequence ATGTTCGATTTAATTACCAGTAAAGACAGCAACGTTAAGAACGACGTGCTATCAGGCATTACAGTGGCACTTGCCCTTGTCCCTGAAGCCGTCGCATTTGCATTTGTAGCCGGCGTAGAACCAATGATTGGTCTTTATGCGGCCTTTATGATGGGCTTGATTACGTCTGCTATTGGCGGTCGCCCTGGAATGATTTCTGGTGCTACCGGCGCCATGGCCGTTGTAATGGTGGCATTGGTTGCCCAACACGGTGTGCAATATCTGTTTGCCGCAGTTATTTTGGCCGGTTTGCTGCAAATAATGTGCGGTATATTCAAGCTCGGAAAGTTTATACGCTTAGTGCCATATCCGGTAATGCTGGGCTTTGTAAACGGTCTTGCGATCGTTATTTTCTTAGCTCAGCTAGGCCAGTTCAAAGTTACTAACGCTGCTGGAGAACTACAGTGGATGGAAGGTACGCTGCTATACTGGATGCTAGGGCTCGTGGCGTTAACCATGGCCATTATCTATTTGTTACCTAAGCTAACCAAAGCTGTTCCAGCCTCGCTAGTAGCGATTGTTACGGTAACAGCATTAGTACACGGCCTCGACTTAGAAGCACGTACGGTAATCGACTTTGTTCGTGACCTGCTACCGGCTGACCAGCGTGACACCGCAACCCTAGCGGGTGAACTTCCTAGCTTTGCTATTCCTATGGTGCCGTTCACCTGGGAAACTTTCATGATAGTACTACCAACCTCAGTGATTCTTTGCTTGGTGGGTCTTATTGAATCGCTTCTTACGCTTTCATTAATTGATGAAATGACCGATACCCGAGGGCGCGGTAACAAAGAGTGTGTTGGCCAGGGCGTTGCAAATACCGTTAACGGTTTCTTTGGCGGTATGGGCGGTTGTGCCATGATTGGTCAAAGCATGATAAACATTAATTCTGGCGGTCGTGGGCGCTTATCTGGTATTACAGCCGCGCTTGTATTACTAGGCTTCATTCTATTTGCTGCACCGCTTATTGAAATGATCCCGCTAGCTGCTCTTGTTGGCGTAATGTTCGTAGTGGTAATCGCTACCTTCGAGTGGGCCTCATTCAGAATTATTCGCGGCGTAAACAAAGAAGATGCCTTTGTACTATTTCTAGTGACAGGCGTTACCGTTATTGCTGACCTTGCTATTGCGGTGGTTGTGGGTGTTATCGTTTCTGCCCTTGTATTTGCATGGAAACACGCTCGTCATATCGAAACTAAGTCGCACATTGATAATGACGGCTGGAAAGTCTATGAACTAGATGGCCCGCTTTTCTTTGGCTCGGTATCGCATTTCAAAGACTTGTTTGATATCGCTAACGACCCGCAAGATGTAGTTATCGATTTTAAAGACTCTCGTATCTGGGATTCATCAGGTATCGACGTATTAGATACCCTTGCAGATAAATATGAAGAGCAAGGTAAGAAGCTACACATTCGTCACATCAGCGATGAGTGTCGTTCACTGCTTCGCAAGGCCGACAAATTTGTTGAAATTAACGTAGTAGAAGACCCTCGCTACCGCGTAGCGACGGATAAACTCGCCTAA
- the cobA gene encoding uroporphyrinogen-III C-methyltransferase has product MSIASSWSLPFLRTLFKQQKPLFNFFYRDASSAKTSATRQRPENSKSLVKHSYLDKWLKTANLRNANHKQGQVFIVGAGPGDAELLTLKALRLLQQADVVLFDALVSEDILSLIPSSVAKEYVGKRCKKHSFTQEEICKRVVELASLGHTVVRLKGGDPALFARTCEETDALTKANIPFAIVPGITAASGVSAYTGIPLTDRRCAQSVSFMTAHFKDAEQWPEMAPMAQNVLKQTMVVYMGLSRLEGLCKGLIQHKVPSTWSVAAIENATSPQQRVITGELSDIHRKVEAANLSGPTLLIFGKVVESRQQVNTLLLHSSEHATTI; this is encoded by the coding sequence ATGTCAATTGCATCTAGCTGGTCGTTACCGTTTTTGCGCACCTTATTCAAACAGCAAAAACCTTTGTTTAATTTCTTTTATCGCGATGCTAGTTCCGCTAAGACTTCGGCTACACGCCAGCGTCCTGAAAATAGCAAATCTTTAGTTAAGCATTCGTACCTAGACAAGTGGCTGAAGACAGCAAACCTACGAAATGCGAATCATAAGCAGGGCCAGGTGTTTATCGTCGGCGCAGGCCCTGGCGATGCAGAGCTGCTCACCTTAAAAGCGCTTCGCCTTTTACAGCAAGCCGACGTGGTATTGTTTGATGCACTTGTAAGCGAAGATATTCTATCGCTCATTCCCTCGAGCGTAGCGAAAGAATACGTAGGAAAGCGCTGCAAAAAGCATAGCTTTACCCAAGAAGAAATTTGCAAGCGAGTGGTTGAACTGGCCAGCTTGGGCCATACTGTGGTTCGGTTAAAAGGTGGCGACCCTGCCTTATTCGCCAGAACCTGTGAAGAAACGGATGCGCTTACAAAAGCTAATATCCCGTTTGCTATTGTGCCAGGGATTACAGCGGCATCGGGTGTGTCGGCCTATACGGGTATCCCTCTAACCGATAGGCGCTGTGCTCAGTCAGTAAGTTTTATGACGGCACATTTTAAAGATGCAGAGCAATGGCCTGAAATGGCGCCCATGGCGCAAAATGTGTTAAAGCAAACCATGGTAGTTTATATGGGGTTAAGCCGACTTGAGGGGCTTTGCAAAGGTTTGATACAGCACAAAGTACCAAGTACGTGGTCGGTGGCAGCAATTGAAAATGCTACATCGCCTCAACAGCGCGTAATTACTGGTGAGCTCTCCGATATTCATCGCAAAGTAGAGGCTGCAAATTTAAGCGGGCCCACGTTACTTATATTTGGAAAGGTGGTAGAGTCTCGTCAACAGGTAAATACACTTCTACTACATTCATCTGAGCATGCAACAACCATTTAG
- a CDS encoding nitrate reductase codes for MNMATRQPDMMSEQLRQTTCPYCGVGCGVDISCNVSKRAVSLDTVKGTPEHPANYGRLCVKGTNLLETNDLNGRLLHPTIAGQPVDWDTATGVIADKITSTIAQYGADAVAFYVSGQLLTEDYYIANKLMKGYIGSANIDTNSRLCMSSAVAAYKRAFGEDVVPCDYTDLECTDLLVITGSNTAWAHPVLFQRIQRAKLKNPNMKVIVVDPRKTETCTIADLHLPITPGSDVALFNGLLSYANAQGRIDKATVETYADGLDEALESASTLTLDDVASVCGIELSKVKAFFDAFCKASSAITFYSMGVNQSSAGVDKAQAIINCHLATDLIAKDGCGPFSITGQPNAMGGREVGGLANMLAAHMDLDNPEHIESVKTYWDAPVMPKGQGLKAVDLFNAIEEGKVKFVWIMGTNPVVSMPNRVQVERALSKCEMVVVSDIVESNDTLAYAHIALPATGWSEKDGTVTNSERRISRQRGILPPPGNAKHDWQIMCDVATKMGFGEAFNFTHPSQIFCEYAGLTGYHNNGKRQLDLSPLQALSEVQYNGLSPIQWPFQNAVLNTSSCSAKLSANNKPNLISKRPFEDKQFSTPSGKARLIPVTYKAPLQVTSDAYPFVVNSGRARDQWHTMTRTGKAAKLLAHMPSASVYINPKDAADLGVANNDLVSLTSAVCQDAPVIYPVKADTDMREGEVFIPIHWSAQWGSHSKLGALYASAVDPISGQPELKHAAVAIAPVRYATYGKLFLSSKIQSSHDLKNSIDNPCIDNQEALKKVCDYWNKTPLEAEGATSKGSSSEEALSVLNVASNKGRREFTQALIPLLSQNAVLLQFHHHKYSVCLALVDDILCFAAFLGDEPEKAARSPAATRTIAQPAPHSKSTWSVPNAWLASLLNTPISSESQRNLLRGQVDEAFLNGDVVCSCFEVREKTITDAIIKGCSSVHELGNQLKCGTNCGSCKPALSQLIDKHLVIETQSV; via the coding sequence ATGAATATGGCTACACGACAACCCGACATGATGTCTGAACAACTAAGACAAACAACATGCCCATACTGTGGCGTAGGGTGTGGTGTAGATATCAGTTGCAACGTAAGCAAGCGTGCCGTATCCCTGGACACTGTTAAAGGCACGCCAGAGCATCCCGCCAATTATGGAAGATTGTGTGTTAAAGGAACAAACCTGCTTGAAACAAACGACCTAAATGGACGTTTGCTTCACCCAACCATAGCGGGTCAACCGGTGGATTGGGACACGGCCACCGGTGTGATTGCGGACAAGATCACATCTACCATTGCGCAGTATGGCGCGGATGCCGTTGCTTTTTATGTATCAGGCCAGCTTCTTACCGAAGACTACTATATTGCCAATAAACTAATGAAAGGTTATATCGGCAGTGCCAATATAGATACCAACTCTCGTCTTTGCATGTCATCAGCCGTAGCCGCTTATAAGCGCGCCTTTGGTGAAGACGTGGTGCCTTGTGATTACACCGACTTAGAGTGTACAGATTTATTAGTCATCACCGGCAGCAATACGGCGTGGGCGCACCCCGTGCTTTTTCAGCGCATTCAGCGAGCAAAGCTGAAGAACCCAAATATGAAGGTCATCGTTGTCGACCCTCGCAAAACGGAAACCTGTACGATAGCTGACCTACACCTGCCTATAACACCAGGTAGTGACGTTGCGCTGTTTAACGGCTTACTTAGCTATGCAAACGCACAAGGTAGAATTGATAAAGCCACCGTTGAAACCTATGCCGACGGGCTTGATGAAGCGCTTGAAAGTGCAAGTACCTTAACACTGGATGACGTGGCTAGCGTATGCGGTATAGAACTAAGCAAGGTTAAGGCTTTTTTCGACGCATTCTGTAAAGCGTCTAGTGCAATTACTTTTTATTCTATGGGCGTTAATCAGTCTTCAGCTGGTGTAGATAAAGCCCAAGCCATCATTAACTGTCACCTGGCTACAGACTTAATTGCCAAAGACGGTTGTGGTCCATTTTCCATCACAGGTCAGCCCAATGCCATGGGAGGGCGTGAAGTAGGTGGGCTAGCTAACATGCTTGCTGCACATATGGATTTAGACAACCCTGAACATATCGAATCAGTAAAAACCTACTGGGATGCACCCGTTATGCCCAAAGGGCAGGGGCTCAAAGCCGTAGATCTATTTAATGCTATTGAGGAAGGAAAGGTAAAATTCGTTTGGATAATGGGGACTAACCCTGTTGTCAGTATGCCTAATCGAGTCCAAGTTGAGCGCGCACTTTCAAAGTGCGAGATGGTCGTAGTGTCTGATATTGTCGAATCGAATGATACGCTTGCCTACGCTCATATTGCTCTTCCCGCCACGGGATGGTCGGAAAAAGACGGTACGGTGACAAACTCAGAACGCCGTATTTCACGTCAGCGCGGTATATTGCCACCGCCAGGTAATGCAAAACACGATTGGCAAATTATGTGCGACGTGGCGACGAAAATGGGCTTTGGCGAGGCATTTAATTTTACCCATCCGTCACAAATATTCTGCGAATACGCTGGGCTAACCGGCTATCACAATAATGGGAAACGACAATTAGACCTTTCTCCCTTACAAGCGTTAAGTGAAGTTCAGTACAACGGTCTATCGCCTATCCAGTGGCCTTTTCAGAACGCAGTTTTAAATACGTCTTCATGTAGCGCTAAGCTCAGTGCAAACAATAAGCCTAACCTTATTAGCAAGCGTCCTTTTGAAGACAAGCAGTTTTCAACCCCTAGCGGTAAAGCTAGGCTCATTCCTGTAACCTATAAAGCCCCGTTGCAGGTAACGTCAGATGCTTACCCTTTTGTCGTTAACAGCGGCCGAGCGCGAGACCAATGGCACACCATGACGCGCACAGGTAAAGCCGCAAAGTTACTCGCCCATATGCCCAGCGCCTCTGTATACATAAACCCTAAAGATGCTGCTGATTTGGGTGTTGCAAATAATGACCTCGTCTCTCTAACAAGTGCGGTGTGTCAAGACGCCCCAGTTATTTACCCGGTTAAAGCGGATACGGATATGCGCGAAGGGGAAGTGTTCATTCCCATTCATTGGTCGGCACAATGGGGCTCTCACAGTAAGCTAGGTGCACTTTACGCCAGCGCGGTAGACCCTATTTCAGGACAGCCCGAACTAAAACACGCTGCTGTGGCTATTGCGCCTGTACGCTACGCTACGTATGGAAAACTGTTTTTATCGTCAAAAATACAATCGTCACACGACTTAAAAAACAGCATCGATAATCCCTGCATCGATAATCAAGAAGCGCTAAAGAAAGTATGTGATTACTGGAATAAAACACCGCTTGAGGCCGAAGGCGCTACATCAAAGGGAAGTAGTTCTGAAGAAGCGCTATCAGTATTAAACGTAGCTTCGAACAAAGGCCGTCGAGAATTTACACAAGCGTTGATACCTCTACTGTCGCAAAACGCGGTGCTATTGCAGTTTCATCATCATAAGTACTCAGTATGCCTTGCGCTTGTCGATGACATACTCTGCTTTGCTGCGTTTCTAGGCGATGAGCCAGAAAAAGCTGCAAGGTCACCAGCAGCCACACGTACAATAGCGCAGCCAGCGCCGCATTCAAAAAGCACATGGTCAGTGCCTAACGCATGGCTTGCTAGCCTTTTAAATACGCCTATTTCTAGTGAGTCACAACGCAACTTATTGCGAGGCCAGGTGGATGAAGCGTTTCTAAATGGCGATGTAGTTTGTAGCTGCTTTGAAGTACGAGAAAAGACGATTACAGATGCCATCATCAAAGGCTGCTCATCGGTACACGAACTTGGTAATCAGTTAAAATGTGGCACTAACTGTGGTTCTTGTAAGCCCGCCTTGTCTCAGCTTATAGACAAGCATTTAGTTATAGAAACCCAATCTGTTTAG